ATCGAGCGGTCCTGGCACCACCTGTCTCACTGGTCGGTCGACAGCTACTACCGCCTGCTCAACGATGACAGTTTTACCTCCAGCTTTGTCGCCGAAATCGATGACGAAGCAGCCCGGCCTAAAATCGTAGGATTCGTCATCTTCCACATCGCCGCGGATATATCGGAGATCTACAACATTGCGGTCGAAAGCGGCCAGGCGCGGTCGGGCATCGGCCGGGAACTGATGTCCGCGGCGATTCAGGAATCGCGCCGCCGCAGGGCGGAGAAAGTCATTCTCGAGGTGCGTAAATCCAACAACCCCGCCATCAATTTCTACCTGAAATTCAACTTCACGATCGCAGGCGAACGGAAGAATTATTACTCGAATCCGATCGAAGACGCCTACGTCATGGAGTTGGCGATTTCGGATTGAAGTGATTGTTACGCGTATGTTACGGTGACCGTAAGGTCAAAGTTTCCATCCTTATAGGAGGAGCGCGATGATAATGAAGGAGGAGGAGATCAAAGACTATTTGATCTCTGAGAACGTGGAGTTTCGCCGTCTATGCGAACAACACAGGCTTTGCGAAGGCAAACTGAACGAACTGAATCGCCACCACATGACGGAACACGACCATCTTGCAGAAATTCAGCTCAAGAAAAGGAAACTCCAACTGAAGGATCAGATGAACTCGATTGTTTCCAGATTTCGAACCGAGTTGAGCCACCAGCACACATAATCAACCCCGGAACCGGGAAAATCATTAGCCGCAGATGACGCGGATGACGCAGATGGGGCGCCTCAAAAGTTCGTTTTTGCGTCCCATCTGCGTCATCCGCGTCATCTGCGGCTAAAAC
This portion of the Terriglobia bacterium genome encodes:
- a CDS encoding YdcH family protein, with the protein product MIMKEEEIKDYLISENVEFRRLCEQHRLCEGKLNELNRHHMTEHDHLAEIQLKKRKLQLKDQMNSIVSRFRTELSHQHT
- the rimI gene encoding ribosomal protein S18-alanine N-acetyltransferase, giving the protein MKALEVRVRKVRKGDIDRIIDIERSWHHLSHWSVDSYYRLLNDDSFTSSFVAEIDDEAARPKIVGFVIFHIAADISEIYNIAVESGQARSGIGRELMSAAIQESRRRRAEKVILEVRKSNNPAINFYLKFNFTIAGERKNYYSNPIEDAYVMELAISD